The sequence CTTTTTAGCTCTGGGCCACCTGAAATAGCGCCAGTTCCTCGGCAGTCATGGGGGCCGCGAAGTAATATCCCTGCGCGGTCTCCACGCCTGCCTGTTGCAGCAGCGCAAACTGTTCTGCCGTTTCCACGCCCACAGCGGTCACGCTCAGGCCCAGCGACGATGCCAGCAGCGCGGTGCCCTGAAGCAGTTTGTAGGCACGCGGATTATCGAGGCGAGCCACGAAACTGGGGTGCAGTTTCACGCCGCTGATCGGAAAGCGCTCCAAGCTGGTCAGGCTGGATGCACCGTCACCGAAGTCATCGACCACGATGCTCGCGCCCAGTTCGCGCAGCCGGGTCAGCAGGTTCAGGGTGCGCTGCGAGAAATGCAGCAGGCTGTCGGCGCTCAGTTCGAAGTTGGGTGCGCCGTATTCCTCCAGCAGCGGAAACAGGCGTTCCAGATCGTCCTGGCGCAGCAGTTCGTCCTGACTCAGATTCACGCTGACCGGCACGTCCAGCCCCTGCTGCTGCCACGTGGCGCGGGCTTCGAGCGCCCGGCGTATCACCCATTCTCCGAGGTCGCTGATGATGGCGCTGCGGGCCGCCAGCGGCAGAAACGCGGGCGGAGCCAGCAGGCCCAGTTTCGGGTGGTTCCAGCGCAGCAGCGCTTCGGCTCCCAGCAGCTTCCGGTCTTTCAGCGACACCAGCGGCTGATAGCTGAGGCGCAGTTCGCCGCGTTCCAGAGCGCCGGGCAGTTCGCTCTGAAGCTGGAAATCGCGGGCCACCTCGGAGCGCAGGGCGTCGTGGTAGATCATGCCGCCAGCACGCACGACACGCGAACCGGGGGTAGACCGCTGGATGTAGTTCAGGGCTGTTTCGGCTTCTCCCAGCAGAGCTTCCGGGTCGTTGTCGATCACGCCGCTGGTGGCTCCCAGATTGAAATTCAGGGGCAGCTCACGCCCTGCCATGGTGAAGGGAATCTGGAGGTGATGCTGAAGTGAGCGCAGATCTTCTTCGAGCTGAGTGGCGGGCGCACTGCCGGACGTCTCCTCTTCGTGCTGGCCTGGCTGACGCACCACGGCTTTTCTGGGGGCAGGCTTGTCACGGCCCCGGCTGCCGCTCTGGGCCTGAAGAGACGGAGTATATGCCAGCACGAAGGTATCGTCACTCAGGCGGGCGGCCAGCAGATGTTCGCGCCACGTCAGCAGGCGGGCGGCCAGTTGCACCAGCAGCGCGTCGCTCGGCACCCGGCCCAGCGAGGCGGTCAGGGCCGGAAAGCCGCTGATATCGACGGCCAGCAGCGAGACGTGGGTGTGTTGACCCAGCTCCAGCAGGCGAGCACGCATGCCCGCACGGTTGAACAGCCCGGTCAGCCCGTCGTGCAGCGTGTCGTGGCGCAGCCGGGCTTCCATGCGCCGCAGCGACGAGATATCGCGCAGCGTCATCAGCAGACCGTGACGCTGGCCCTCAAGAACGGGCAGCACGCTCGTCTGAATCCGGACGGTGCGGCGCACCCCCACCGCGCTGACGAGCAGCACCTCGCGGTCGGTCGGCAGGCTGCTCTGCGTCCAGATGGGCAGATCGATGACCTGCTGACCTGCCGCGTCGTACATCTGAATGCCCATCTCGCGCAGCAGGCGGTCGAGCGGTGCGCCACTCAGCTGCGCCACCTCCAGCCCCAGCAGGGTGGCGGCCTCCTCATTGACCAGCGTGACCCTGCCTGCCGAGTTCAGCAGCAGGGTGGCCTCGCTGCTGCGTGCCAGAATCTGCTGAATCAGGCTGCGCTGCAGTGCCGCCTGCTCTTCCATATCGCGCAGTGGGGCCAGATCGTGCCCCTGCGCCACCAGCAGCCCAGTGCCCTGACCTTCGCCGTGCAGACTCAGGCGCAGCAGGCCGCCGTGTACCAGCGCGACATCGGCGCTGGCAGCCTCGCCCCGGACAGCCAGCGCGACCAGTTCGCGGATCTGGCTGCTGTGTTCCCAGCAGGGCCACTCCCACAGCGGCATTCCCAGCACCTCGGCCTGTGACATCGAGACCAGAGCCATCAGGGCGCTGCTGGCGTTCTGCACCCGTCCACTGCCGTCCATCACGGCCAGCAGCGCGGTGCTGTCGTCAAGCAGGCTGTCGAGCTGGCTTGCCAGATGGCGTTCCTGGCTGGCGTCCTGACTCGTCCACAGCACCCCGATTCCCTGAGCGTCGAAGAAGGGGCGGGCCTCGCCGCGCATCCACAGCACCGCCTGATCTGCCGCCGCCCCGCTGCCGCGTTCCAGACGCTCCAGCGGCAGATGCACTGCCTGACCGCGCAGCGCCCTGTCGAGCAGACCCGGAAGCTGCCCGCGTGCCGGAAAGACCTCGCTGACGCTGTGACCCAGCACCTGTTCCTGCGCCAGCCCATACAGCGCCAGAAAGTGGCGGCTGACCTGACGAAACTTCAGTTCGGCGTCGAGCCACGCTACCGGGGCAGGCAGATGCGTCAGCAGCAGGCTCAGGTCATGGTCGTGGCGGCTGTGCTGCACCGATTTGAGCAGCAGGTTCAGCAGCGACGAAACCGGCTCGGGCACGCTGTCTTTCGACCACAGCAGCCCCAGCAGGGTGCCGTCGCGGTTGAGCCACCGCAGTTCGCCTGCGTCGAGCCATTCTTCGGGGGGCGACAGTTCCGCGCCCAGCCCCATCGGAGGCGCGTCGGCAGTGATATGAAAGACCTGACCGTTGACCGGGGCCAGCAGGGAAGCCTGCGGAGCGTGCAGCCGAATCAGGTCGCGCAGCGTTCCTAACAAAATCTGTTGTGAGTCGGTGGGACTGAGCATCATACGAAGGAATATCCGGGAACCCTCGACAGGGGCAATGAGTGGAGGTGGGCGCAGGAAGCCGCCAAGAGAGATGTGAAGGCCTTGCGATGAACTGTAGAAGAGTAAGTATTCATGCTCGTCCTTTCTCCGGCTCTCTGGATGAGACACAGGGAAACAGGCACACGGCTTTCGTTGCCGGTGGCGCTTCAGCGAGTATGCCCCTCCAGTTCTTGCAGATTTCGTACATGGTGCTTCTCATGAGGATAGGCGGAGTACTGAACAGACCGCGCCCCTCGTCTTCAGTCCAGTCACGGACTTGAGGGGCGTCAAGACACTGTGGATTGGTGCCCCGGTGCCGCGCCAAACGGTCTAGGGTAGAGCCATGAATGCAGTCATCGTGATGGGTGTGAGTGGCAGCGGGAAGAGTACAGTGGGGCAGCAGACGGCAGAGCGGCTGGGGTGGCCCTTTCTCGATGCTGACGATTTTCATACCCCGGAGGCCAGAGCGAAGATGGCACGCGGCGAGGGGCTGAACGACGCCGACCGCCTGCCCTGGTTGGCCCGCCTGAAGGCCGAACTGGACGCCAGACCCGCCGGAGTCGTGCTGGCCTGCTCTGCCCTGAAGCGCCACTACCGCGCCGTGTTGGCCGGGCCGGGCGTGCAGTTCGTATATTTACGGGTGCCGCGTTCGCTACTGGAAGCCCGCCTGACAGCCCGGCAGCAGCATTACGCCGGGCTGTCGCTGCTGCCCTCGCAGCTCGCGGCCCTGGAGGAACCTGCCCCAGACGAAGGGGCGCTGACACTGGACGTGCAGCCCGAAGAAACTGCCGGAGAACTGGCGCGGCGAGCCGTGCAGGAACTGAAAAACCAGCGGTGAGGAGGCAGGGCGGCCTCTCTCACGACTGGTCTTTCGGGTCGCGCAGAGCGGGGAATCAGCTCAATTTGGCCTTGAATTCGTCGTATCCGAAGGTCTTGACGCGCTCGTAGCTGCCGTCCAGATGCCAGATACCGATATCGGGGTGCTTGACGCCGTTGAAAAAGCTGGTCTTGACCATCGTGTAATGAATCATGTCGTCGAAGATCACCCGGTCGCCCACCTTCAGTTCGCCCGCAAAGCTGTATTCCCCGATGATGTCGCCCGCCAGACAGGTGGTGCCGCCCAGCAGATAGGTGTAGGGCAGCTCGCCCGCGTTCTGTGCGCCCAGCACGCGGGGGCGGTAGGGCATTTCCAGCACGTCGGGCATGTGCGCCGAGGCCGAGATGTCGAGCAGCGCCGAGTCTTTGACGTTGTGCACCACGTCCAGCACGCTGCTGACCAGCCATCCGGTCTGCCAGCCGAAGGCGCTGCCGGGTTCCAGAATGACCTCCACATTCCATTTCTCGCGGAAGGCCCGCACCACCCGGATCAGCCGCGCTGTGTCGTAGCCCGCCCGCGTCATCAGGTGGCCGCCGCCGAAATTGACCCACTGCATGCGCGGCAGGAATTCACCAAACTTTTCCTCCAGCACCGCCAGCGTGCGTTCCAGCGTGTCGGAATCGTTCTCGCACAGGCTGTGAAAGTGCAGCCCGTCTATTCCTTCCAGCAGATCGGGGCGGAACTCGGCGCGGGTCACGCCCAGCCGTGAGAACGGGCCAGCCGGATTGTACAGATCGGTTTCGACCTCGCCGTACTCGTGATTGACCCGGATGCCCACCGCCAGCCGCTTGCCCGCTGCCCGCGCCGCCTGCACCTGGGGCCGAAAGCGCTCCCACTGCGAGAAGCTGTTGAAGGTCAGGTGGTCGGCCAGCTTCAGCAGCTCTGGAAAGTCTTCGTCGGAATACGCCGGGGCGTACACGTGCACCTCGCCCTGCATTTCCTCTTTCGCCAGCCTCGCCTCGTTCAGGCTGCTGGCGGTCGCCCCGCTGATGCCGTACTCGCGCAGCAGCGGAAAGGTGCTCCACATCGAGTAGCCCTTGAAAGCCACGATGATCTGTGCGCCCGACGCCGCCTGCACCTGCGAGATCAGCGACAGGTTGCGCCGCAGCCGCGACTCGTCGAGCACGTAGGCGGGGCTGGGAATACTGGCCCAGTCGATCTGAGTTTCCGGCAGGATGTCGGGCAGAGTCAGATCGGAGACGGGCGTGTCGGTGGCAGGCGTGGTCATGCCCTCAGGGTAAAGGATGCCGGGTCATCAGACGGTAAGGAAAGCTCAGGGCGAATCCTGGTTCTCGTTCGGCGGCGGGTACACCGCGCCCGAAAAGATGCTCAGGCGGCCTTCCGTCAGAGCATACGTCGCGCCGATCAGGTCGCCCCGGTGCTGCGTGAACCACGTCCTGAATTTCGGAACCCTGGGAAAGATCTGGGTGTTCAGCACCTTCTCGGCCTCCAGCCCCCGCCCAGCCACGACCATGTTGGCGTAATACCCGCCCATCTGCGACTTGATGCCTTCATCGTCTACCTCGGTGTTGCCAGACGACGTTTTCATGGCCGCCTGAAGCTGCTTCAGGTAGTCGGCGGCCAGATTTCCCGGAATATACGCATACGCACGGGTGCGGTCGGCCAGCCGCAGACCGTCCCAGCCGAGCACGCCCCCGATGGCCGGACTACTGGCAAAACTCCAGTCGTAGTACGCCAGACTGTCGCTGTAGAACATGATTTCCTTGGTGCCGTCCTTGTTCAGATCGCGGAACGACGCCGGGTAATTTCCCTGTTCCAAGCGCCCGATATTTTCCAGCCGCCCGTTGTCCTGGGTATAGATCAGCGTGGTGGTGCAGCAGTGCGCCCCGCCGCTGAACAGCGTGATCACCAGTTCCGGCAACCCACCGGGGCGCAGCGGCTGAAGTTCGGTGCTGATCATGTCGTCTTTGATGCTCAGCAGCGTCTTGTTGCCCTGTTTCAGCTTCAGCGTGCCCTGAACATACTCGCCGTCGGTCGGCAGCGAATTCGGCGTGGTTTGCAGCGTGTAACGCCCCCAGCTCTTCACGGGCGGCGGGTCAGACTGAGCGACGGCAGTAGACAGCAGCAGGGTCAGCGCAGGCAGCATCCAGCGGAGGGGAATGGGCACACTTCACGCTAAAGCGGCCCACGCCGATGTACAAGGGCGGGGGCCGCTTCAGGTGCTTGAGCCGTTCTTCAGGTGGTGTATTCGGCGTTGATGACCACGTATTCGGCGCTCAGGTCGCAGCCCCATGCCTCGCCGCTGGCGCTGCCCACACCCAGCCCGAGTTCAAACGTCACTTCCTCGGCTTTCATGGCCGCAGAAACGGCGTCGGCGTCGTAGGTCAGCGGTTTTCCGGCAAAGACGGGCACGCCCTGCACACTGACGGTCATGGCCTCGATATCGACGGCGGCCCCGCTGCGCCCCACCGCCATGATGACCCGGCCCCAGTTGGGATCGTTGCCGTGTACCGCGCTCTTGAGCAGGGGCGACACGCAACAGGTGCGGGCGGCGGTCAGGGCTTCGGCCTCGGTGCTGGCCCCCGACACCTTCACGGTCAGCAGTTTGGTCGCGCCCTCGCCGTCGGCGGCAATCTGGCGGGCCAGGTCGCGCATCACGCCTTCCAGCGCGGTCAGAAATTCGTGCAGGTCGGTCTCGCCCGCCGCGCCATTCGCCAGCACGACCGCCATATCGTTGGTGCTGGTATCGCCGTCCACCGTCACCGCGTTGAAGGTGCGGCTCACGATGGCCGGAAACGCTGCCCTAAGCGCGTCCTGATCGACGGCTGCATCCGAGAAGGCGAACGCGAACATGGTCGCCATGTCGGGATGGATCATGCCGCTGCCCTTGGCGGTGCCGATGATCTGCGCTCCGCTGCTCAGGGTGGCGGTAGCGGTCTTGGGGCGGGTATCGGTGGTCATGATGGCGGCGGCAAACGGCGGCACGTCGGCGTTCAGTTCGTCGGGCAGGTGCTCCAGGCCGCTCAGCACTTTATCCATCGGCAGCAGGTGCCCGATGATGCCGGTGCTGGCGGTCAGCACTTCGTGGGGGCGCACATTCATGACCCCGCTCATGGCGTCGGCGATGTCGGCATTGTCGCGTGCGCCCTGCTGCCCGGTGGCAGCGTTGGCATTGCCCGCATTGACCACCAGCGCCCGGACAGCCTGACCACCTGCATACACTTCGCGGTTCCGCGTGACACACGCGGCGGCGGTGGTGCTGCGCGTGCCCGCGAAGGCCCAGGCGCAGGGCTGAGCACTGACCACACAGCTCAGGTCGGTTTTGCCGCTGGGTTTGATACCCGCCGCCATCGCTGCGGCCCGAAATCCTCTGGGAAACTCCATGATCAACAGTGTAGCGGCCCCAACCAGGAGTTCAGCGAGGCACACCTGTCGCGTAGGTCCAAAGAGGGCTAACAAGCTAATGAACTCACAGCAGGGGTAAGAAAAGCTAAGATGCTCTTACTCGGTGCAGGCGTGTTGCTTTACCGTCTCTGCCTCTTCTGCTGCCGCTCTCTCGGTGCCGTGTTCTGCAATTTCACCGCTCGTTCTTTTGTCCCGCTCAATCTTATCTGATCCTCTCTTCCTTTCGTCTTGTATCACTTTCAGCGGGGTAAATCTATGATCTCTGAAGAAAGGTCTGTATTATCTACTATAAGTGGCGACCTTGCGGTTTTCAGGCGATATTCTATGTCTCGTATTATTCCAGCGGTTGTAATTTTACTCATGGTTGATTTTTTATATCTAAGGTATGAATACAATATCCCTTCTTATATATCTAACTTTTTTCTTACTACAGCCACCCTGTACTTATTAGTATGGCTGGGAATGGTTA is a genomic window of Deinococcus ruber containing:
- a CDS encoding sensor domain-containing protein, coding for MMLSPTDSQQILLGTLRDLIRLHAPQASLLAPVNGQVFHITADAPPMGLGAELSPPEEWLDAGELRWLNRDGTLLGLLWSKDSVPEPVSSLLNLLLKSVQHSRHDHDLSLLLTHLPAPVAWLDAELKFRQVSRHFLALYGLAQEQVLGHSVSEVFPARGQLPGLLDRALRGQAVHLPLERLERGSGAAADQAVLWMRGEARPFFDAQGIGVLWTSQDASQERHLASQLDSLLDDSTALLAVMDGSGRVQNASSALMALVSMSQAEVLGMPLWEWPCWEHSSQIRELVALAVRGEAASADVALVHGGLLRLSLHGEGQGTGLLVAQGHDLAPLRDMEEQAALQRSLIQQILARSSEATLLLNSAGRVTLVNEEAATLLGLEVAQLSGAPLDRLLREMGIQMYDAAGQQVIDLPIWTQSSLPTDREVLLVSAVGVRRTVRIQTSVLPVLEGQRHGLLMTLRDISSLRRMEARLRHDTLHDGLTGLFNRAGMRARLLELGQHTHVSLLAVDISGFPALTASLGRVPSDALLVQLAARLLTWREHLLAARLSDDTFVLAYTPSLQAQSGSRGRDKPAPRKAVVRQPGQHEEETSGSAPATQLEEDLRSLQHHLQIPFTMAGRELPLNFNLGATSGVIDNDPEALLGEAETALNYIQRSTPGSRVVRAGGMIYHDALRSEVARDFQLQSELPGALERGELRLSYQPLVSLKDRKLLGAEALLRWNHPKLGLLAPPAFLPLAARSAIISDLGEWVIRRALEARATWQQQGLDVPVSVNLSQDELLRQDDLERLFPLLEEYGAPNFELSADSLLHFSQRTLNLLTRLRELGASIVVDDFGDGASSLTSLERFPISGVKLHPSFVARLDNPRAYKLLQGTALLASSLGLSVTAVGVETAEQFALLQQAGVETAQGYYFAAPMTAEELALFQVAQS
- a CDS encoding gluconokinase encodes the protein MNAVIVMGVSGSGKSTVGQQTAERLGWPFLDADDFHTPEARAKMARGEGLNDADRLPWLARLKAELDARPAGVVLACSALKRHYRAVLAGPGVQFVYLRVPRSLLEARLTARQQHYAGLSLLPSQLAALEEPAPDEGALTLDVQPEETAGELARRAVQELKNQR
- the nspC gene encoding carboxynorspermidine decarboxylase, whose product is MTTPATDTPVSDLTLPDILPETQIDWASIPSPAYVLDESRLRRNLSLISQVQAASGAQIIVAFKGYSMWSTFPLLREYGISGATASSLNEARLAKEEMQGEVHVYAPAYSDEDFPELLKLADHLTFNSFSQWERFRPQVQAARAAGKRLAVGIRVNHEYGEVETDLYNPAGPFSRLGVTRAEFRPDLLEGIDGLHFHSLCENDSDTLERTLAVLEEKFGEFLPRMQWVNFGGGHLMTRAGYDTARLIRVVRAFREKWNVEVILEPGSAFGWQTGWLVSSVLDVVHNVKDSALLDISASAHMPDVLEMPYRPRVLGAQNAGELPYTYLLGGTTCLAGDIIGEYSFAGELKVGDRVIFDDMIHYTMVKTSFFNGVKHPDIGIWHLDGSYERVKTFGYDEFKAKLS
- the argJ gene encoding bifunctional glutamate N-acetyltransferase/amino-acid acetyltransferase ArgJ, translating into MEFPRGFRAAAMAAGIKPSGKTDLSCVVSAQPCAWAFAGTRSTTAAACVTRNREVYAGGQAVRALVVNAGNANAATGQQGARDNADIADAMSGVMNVRPHEVLTASTGIIGHLLPMDKVLSGLEHLPDELNADVPPFAAAIMTTDTRPKTATATLSSGAQIIGTAKGSGMIHPDMATMFAFAFSDAAVDQDALRAAFPAIVSRTFNAVTVDGDTSTNDMAVVLANGAAGETDLHEFLTALEGVMRDLARQIAADGEGATKLLTVKVSGASTEAEALTAARTCCVSPLLKSAVHGNDPNWGRVIMAVGRSGAAVDIEAMTVSVQGVPVFAGKPLTYDADAVSAAMKAEEVTFELGLGVGSASGEAWGCDLSAEYVVINAEYTT